A genomic segment from Nocardia cyriacigeorgica GUH-2 encodes:
- a CDS encoding L,D-transpeptidase, with protein MYAAKTTESMSMRRRGAHRLRQGVLLTAAVAAAGALLVAPAQAAPHLPSGSAEMATEPVPPQANFAPPSLNPGEGEVVGVAQPIIINFKEPVGDRAAAERAIKITSSNPAEGHFYWFSDKQVRWRPNEFWPAETDVVVEAGGSRSAFRIGEALIATADDNTKTITVTRNGEVVKTMPTSMGKPDHETPNGTYIVGEKRREMVMDSSTYGVPIDDPEGYKLDVEYATRISNSGIFVHAAPWSVGQQGVSNVSHGCLNVSTEDAKWFFENVKKGDAVIVQNTAGGTLNQRDGLGDWN; from the coding sequence ATGTATGCCGCCAAGACCACCGAGTCGATGAGCATGCGCCGTCGTGGCGCGCACCGGCTCCGCCAGGGCGTCCTGTTGACCGCGGCGGTCGCCGCCGCGGGCGCGTTGCTCGTCGCTCCTGCCCAGGCCGCGCCCCACCTACCGTCGGGATCGGCGGAAATGGCCACCGAGCCGGTGCCGCCGCAGGCCAACTTCGCACCGCCGAGCCTCAACCCCGGCGAGGGCGAGGTGGTCGGCGTCGCACAGCCGATCATCATCAACTTCAAGGAGCCGGTGGGCGATCGCGCCGCCGCCGAGCGCGCCATCAAGATCACCTCGTCGAACCCGGCCGAGGGCCACTTCTACTGGTTCAGCGACAAGCAGGTGCGCTGGCGGCCCAACGAGTTCTGGCCGGCCGAGACCGACGTCGTGGTGGAGGCGGGCGGCAGCCGCAGCGCCTTCCGGATCGGTGAGGCACTGATCGCCACCGCCGACGACAACACCAAGACCATCACCGTCACCCGCAACGGTGAGGTGGTCAAGACCATGCCGACCTCGATGGGCAAGCCCGACCACGAGACCCCCAACGGCACCTACATCGTCGGCGAGAAGCGTCGCGAGATGGTGATGGACTCCTCCACCTACGGTGTGCCGATCGACGATCCCGAGGGCTACAAGCTCGACGTGGAATACGCCACCCGCATCTCCAACAGCGGCATCTTCGTGCACGCCGCGCCCTGGTCGGTGGGCCAGCAGGGCGTGTCCAACGTCAGCCACGGCTGCCTCAATGTGAGCACCGAGGACGCCAAGTGGTTCTTCGAGAACGTGAAGAAGGGCGACGCGGTGATCGTGCAGAACACCGCGGGCGGCACCCTCAACCAGCGTGACGGACTCGGCGACTGGAACTGA
- a CDS encoding M13 family metallopeptidase, with protein sequence MVVVTSELTSPSGIDLSHLDPAVRVQDDLFAHVNGAWLQSYEIPADRAVDGAFRTLYDQAELDVKAIIQQAGGAPGSEGRKVADLYASFMDTERVAAAGLAPIAAELSAIAEVADRPAFAALLGRLQRTGVGGALAVYVDTDDKNSQRYLVNLTQSGIGLPDESYYRQDEFDAIRAAYIAHIDRMFALAAADESVAGLLPAEPVGQRVFELERKLAAGHWDVVRRREAELSYNLRTFAELAEQHPEFDWQAWGSALSENVAKDAGELFAELVVRQPEYLGVFARAWEQESLPDWRAWAMWRVLRARAPYLTDALVDENFDFYGRTLTGAQENRERWKRGVSLVQDLLGEAVGKLYVEQHFPPAAKERMVELVENLREAYRRNIAELEWMGPDTRKAALAKLEKFTPKIGYPDRWRDYSSLEIAADDLVGNYRRGYAFEVDRDLNKLGGPVDRDEWHMTPQTVNAYYNPGMNEIVFPAAILQPPFFDMNADDAANYGGIGAVIGHEIGHGFDDQGAKYDGDGNMVDWWTDEDRTEFAKRTKALIDQYGVLSPKDLPDEHTVNGEFTIGENIGDLGGLSIALQAYRISLNGAEPPVIDGLTGLQRIFYGWAQVWRTKARPEEAIRRLATDPHSPPEFRCNAVVRNIDAFHEAFDIQPGDALYLEPEERVKIW encoded by the coding sequence CTGGTGGTCGTGACCTCCGAACTGACCAGCCCCTCCGGTATCGACCTGTCCCACCTCGACCCGGCCGTCCGGGTGCAGGACGACCTGTTCGCGCACGTCAACGGTGCCTGGTTGCAGTCGTATGAGATTCCCGCCGACCGGGCCGTCGACGGCGCCTTCCGCACGCTCTACGACCAGGCCGAACTCGATGTGAAGGCCATCATCCAGCAGGCCGGCGGCGCGCCGGGCAGCGAAGGCCGCAAGGTCGCCGACCTGTACGCGAGCTTCATGGACACCGAGCGGGTGGCCGCCGCCGGGCTCGCACCGATCGCCGCCGAGCTGTCGGCCATCGCCGAGGTGGCCGACCGGCCCGCCTTCGCGGCCCTGCTCGGCCGGCTGCAACGCACCGGCGTCGGCGGCGCGCTCGCGGTCTACGTCGACACCGACGACAAGAATTCCCAGCGCTACCTGGTGAACCTCACCCAGTCCGGAATCGGCCTGCCCGACGAGTCCTACTACCGCCAGGACGAATTCGACGCGATCCGCGCCGCCTACATCGCCCATATCGATCGGATGTTCGCCCTCGCCGCCGCCGACGAGTCCGTGGCCGGGCTGCTGCCGGCCGAGCCGGTGGGTCAGCGCGTGTTCGAACTCGAGCGCAAGCTGGCCGCCGGGCACTGGGACGTGGTGCGCCGCCGCGAGGCCGAATTGAGCTACAACCTGCGGACCTTCGCCGAGCTGGCCGAACAGCATCCCGAATTCGATTGGCAGGCCTGGGGTTCGGCGCTGTCGGAGAACGTCGCCAAGGATGCCGGTGAACTGTTCGCCGAACTCGTGGTGCGTCAGCCGGAGTACCTCGGCGTCTTCGCCCGTGCATGGGAGCAGGAGTCGCTGCCGGATTGGCGGGCGTGGGCGATGTGGCGGGTGCTGCGGGCGCGCGCCCCGTATCTGACCGACGCCCTGGTCGATGAGAACTTCGACTTCTACGGCCGCACCCTCACCGGTGCCCAGGAGAACCGCGAACGCTGGAAGCGTGGGGTGTCGCTGGTACAGGACCTGCTCGGCGAGGCCGTCGGCAAACTGTATGTGGAACAGCACTTCCCGCCCGCGGCCAAGGAACGCATGGTCGAGCTGGTGGAGAATCTGCGGGAGGCCTACCGCCGCAATATCGCCGAGCTGGAATGGATGGGCCCGGACACCAGGAAGGCCGCGCTGGCCAAGCTGGAGAAGTTCACCCCCAAGATCGGCTACCCCGACCGCTGGCGCGACTACTCGTCGCTGGAGATCGCCGCCGACGACCTGGTGGGCAATTACCGTCGTGGCTATGCCTTCGAAGTGGACCGCGATCTGAACAAGCTGGGCGGCCCGGTGGACCGGGACGAATGGCATATGACGCCGCAGACCGTCAACGCCTACTACAACCCCGGAATGAACGAAATCGTGTTCCCCGCAGCGATTCTGCAACCGCCGTTCTTCGATATGAATGCCGACGACGCGGCCAACTACGGCGGCATCGGCGCGGTGATCGGGCACGAGATCGGCCACGGTTTCGACGATCAGGGCGCCAAATACGACGGCGACGGCAATATGGTCGATTGGTGGACCGACGAGGACCGCACCGAATTCGCCAAGCGCACCAAAGCTTTGATCGATCAGTACGGTGTGCTGTCGCCGAAGGACCTGCCCGACGAGCACACCGTCAACGGTGAGTTCACCATCGGCGAGAACATCGGCGACCTGGGCGGGCTCTCGATCGCGTTGCAGGCGTATCGGATTTCGCTGAACGGGGCCGAGCCGCCCGTCATCGACGGGCTGACCGGCTTGCAGCGGATCTTCTACGGCTGGGCGCAGGTGTGGCGCACCAAGGCCCGTCCGGAAGAGGCCATCCGCCGGCTGGCCACCGATCCGCATTCGCCGCCGGAGTTCCGCTGCAATGCGGTGGTGCGCAATATCGACGCCTTCCACGAGGCCTTCGACATCCAGCCGGGCGATGCGCTCTACCTGGAACCGGAAGAGCGCGTGAAGATCTGGTAG
- a CDS encoding DUF397 domain-containing protein, with protein MATTAKYRPHARGWFTSSRSNNGNQCVEVRFDGDAVLIRDSKYRRNPANRPDEEPIITVTACEWTAFIDTVTGRAAATSVLTVHTAEDGHTSLGHRATTLTYTPEEWQAFLDGAIAGEFDRIILPA; from the coding sequence ATGGCCACCACCGCGAAGTACCGGCCGCATGCCCGCGGCTGGTTCACATCGAGCAGATCCAACAATGGCAACCAATGTGTCGAGGTTCGGTTCGATGGTGATGCGGTGCTCATCCGTGACAGCAAATATCGCCGCAACCCGGCCAATCGCCCCGACGAAGAGCCCATCATCACCGTCACCGCCTGCGAATGGACCGCATTCATCGACACCGTCACCGGGCGCGCAGCCGCCACCAGCGTCCTGACCGTGCACACCGCCGAGGATGGCCACACCAGCCTCGGTCACCGCGCCACCACCCTCACCTACACCCCCGAGGAGTGGCAGGCCTTCCTCGACGGCGCCATCGCCGGCGAGTTCGACCGCATCATCCTGCCCGCCTGA
- a CDS encoding Scr1 family TA system antitoxin-like transcriptional regulator, whose amino-acid sequence MAPVSPTVARWELVLRLRELREQRGFDSAGFAKLVGFTPANWSHVEKGRRVLTTNTIGPVLDQLEVEPEERAELLELLRASKQRGWWAKSSALIGPELQRLYGMEYGAQSIRSYDSSVVPGLLQTEAYARALISADVMIRPVQVEQLVAIRMHRQQRLRAPDPVELTAVVGEGTLRQQTGGPDVLSGQLRHLVDLMTELDNVEVRVIPFTAPAGAVLGGSSFHLIDFASERLPTFGWAESAVFGGAVDDPEQVRDLSFAFVRALEQSLSREDSLSLLRRYVVG is encoded by the coding sequence ATGGCACCCGTGTCGCCGACAGTTGCCCGCTGGGAATTGGTGCTGCGGCTGCGTGAGCTGCGCGAACAGCGCGGCTTCGATTCGGCCGGGTTCGCCAAGCTGGTCGGCTTCACCCCGGCCAACTGGTCGCATGTGGAAAAGGGCAGGCGGGTGCTGACCACCAACACCATCGGCCCCGTGCTCGACCAGCTCGAGGTGGAACCCGAGGAACGCGCCGAACTGCTCGAGCTGTTGCGGGCGAGTAAACAGCGCGGCTGGTGGGCGAAGTCCTCGGCGCTGATCGGCCCGGAACTCCAGCGCCTCTACGGCATGGAGTACGGCGCGCAGAGCATCCGCAGCTACGACAGTTCGGTGGTGCCGGGACTGTTACAGACCGAGGCCTATGCCAGGGCGCTGATCAGCGCCGATGTGATGATCCGGCCGGTGCAGGTGGAACAGTTGGTGGCGATCCGGATGCATCGTCAGCAGCGGTTGCGCGCCCCCGATCCGGTGGAGTTGACCGCGGTGGTCGGCGAGGGCACGTTGCGACAGCAGACCGGCGGGCCGGATGTGCTGTCCGGGCAGCTGCGGCATCTGGTGGACCTGATGACCGAACTCGACAACGTCGAGGTGCGCGTCATCCCGTTCACCGCACCGGCCGGGGCGGTGCTGGGCGGATCGAGCTTCCATTTGATCGATTTCGCGAGCGAGCGGCTGCCGACCTTCGGCTGGGCCGAGAGCGCGGTGTTCGGCGGCGCCGTCGACGACCCGGAGCAGGTGCGCGATCTGAGCTTCGCGTTCGTGCGCGCGCTGGAGCAATCGCTGTCGAGAGAGGACTCATTATCCCTGCTCAGACGGTATGTGGTCGGGTAA
- a CDS encoding DUF4190 domain-containing protein, whose translation MSQYPPPPGNYPPPQPGQYPGQPEYWQESPQRKGMAITALVLGILAALSFWTVVGGVLFGLFAVIFGVIAVIKAMRGRAGGAVMAWIGLVLGALAIIGAVIAGILYWGFAEETGFTDFYDCVSKAGNDQAAIDQCEREWNQRIEDKIGVTPTPAP comes from the coding sequence ATGTCGCAGTATCCGCCTCCTCCCGGTAACTATCCGCCCCCGCAGCCCGGCCAATACCCCGGTCAGCCCGAGTATTGGCAGGAATCGCCGCAGCGTAAAGGCATGGCCATTACCGCGCTGGTGCTCGGCATTCTTGCCGCGTTGAGTTTCTGGACCGTTGTCGGCGGCGTGCTGTTCGGCCTGTTCGCGGTGATCTTCGGCGTGATCGCGGTGATCAAGGCGATGCGGGGCCGAGCGGGTGGGGCGGTGATGGCCTGGATCGGGCTCGTCCTGGGTGCGCTCGCGATCATCGGCGCCGTCATCGCGGGCATCCTCTACTGGGGCTTCGCCGAGGAGACCGGCTTCACCGACTTCTACGACTGCGTCAGCAAGGCGGGCAACGATCAGGCCGCGATCGACCAGTGCGAACGCGAATGGAATCAGCGCATCGAGGACAAGATCGGCGTTACCCCGACTCCCGCTCCCTGA
- a CDS encoding pirin family protein, which yields MSTLTTPHIDVHRGGDRMKTRISWLDSKHSFSFGQHYDPDNTHHGLLLVNNEDIVLPGQGFDTHPHRDMEIVTWVLSGSLVHQDSLGHSGIIYPGLAQRMSAGTGIMHSEKNDSWRLDGNRPEHDEPVHFVQMWVLPDEPGVDPGYQQLEIDDQLAGGGLVTVASGLPRYRDRTAIAINSSHSALHVARLAATEPGGPDSVIELPDALYLHVFVSRGEVEMEGVGPLYEGDAVRMTRSGGQRITARMPSEVLVWEMHARLGGP from the coding sequence ATGTCCACACTCACGACTCCGCATATTGACGTCCATCGCGGCGGCGATCGCATGAAAACACGTATCTCGTGGCTCGATTCGAAACACTCGTTCTCCTTCGGCCAGCACTACGACCCCGATAACACCCATCACGGGCTGTTGCTGGTGAATAACGAGGATATTGTTCTGCCAGGTCAGGGCTTCGATACCCATCCGCACCGGGATATGGAGATCGTCACCTGGGTGCTCAGCGGCAGCCTGGTCCATCAGGATTCGCTCGGCCACAGCGGAATCATCTATCCGGGTCTGGCCCAGCGGATGAGCGCGGGCACCGGAATTATGCATTCGGAGAAGAACGATTCCTGGCGACTGGACGGAAATCGCCCCGAACACGACGAACCGGTCCATTTCGTGCAGATGTGGGTGCTGCCCGACGAGCCCGGCGTCGACCCCGGCTACCAGCAGCTCGAGATCGACGACCAGCTGGCCGGCGGCGGCCTGGTCACCGTCGCCTCCGGGCTGCCCCGCTATCGCGATCGCACCGCCATCGCCATCAACAGCTCCCATTCCGCGCTGCATGTGGCCCGGCTCGCGGCCACCGAACCCGGCGGCCCGGATTCGGTGATCGAACTGCCGGACGCGCTCTACCTGCATGTGTTCGTCTCCCGCGGTGAGGTCGAGATGGAGGGCGTCGGCCCGCTCTACGAGGGCGACGCGGTGCGGATGACCCGCTCGGGCGGGCAGCGCATCACCGCGCGGATGCCCTCGGAGGTCCTGGTCTGGGAGATGCACGCGCGCCTGGGCGGTCCGTAA
- a CDS encoding NUDIX hydrolase, which translates to MRPETLARVERQLRTEAQRDGITDFVVGVAVFRDRKLLVVRRVPDDYHGGMYELPGGGVETGESFAESVARELHEETGLRVRAITDFLGSFDYATRTKARVRKFAFVVEAEPGEVELAPGEHDAYAWIDAQALAELPMAPDMRETVSSLVSTGIR; encoded by the coding sequence ATGCGACCGGAAACACTCGCCCGCGTCGAGCGGCAGCTCCGCACCGAGGCACAACGCGACGGCATCACCGACTTCGTGGTCGGGGTCGCCGTATTCCGGGACCGGAAACTGCTGGTCGTGCGGCGCGTGCCGGATGATTATCACGGCGGTATGTACGAACTGCCCGGCGGTGGTGTGGAAACCGGGGAAAGCTTCGCCGAGAGCGTGGCCAGGGAACTGCACGAGGAAACCGGGCTGCGGGTGCGCGCGATCACCGATTTCCTGGGCAGCTTCGACTACGCCACCAGAACCAAAGCCCGCGTCCGCAAATTCGCCTTCGTGGTGGAGGCGGAACCGGGTGAGGTGGAACTGGCGCCCGGTGAACACGACGCGTACGCCTGGATCGATGCGCAGGCGCTGGCCGAGCTGCCGATGGCGCCGGATATGCGGGAAACGGTGAGTTCGCTGGTCAGCACCGGAATTCGCTGA
- a CDS encoding membrane protein — translation MSTLDKIRAFRTALRESPGVARLALVRFTGQFGDGMFQAALSGAILFNPERETDPLAIAAGFAVLLLPYSFIGPYAGALLDRWDRRAVLLVANVLRAALIAVVSVGLLAGIGETPLLLLALAVVGISRFVMAGVSAALPRVLAQRWLVPTNSVLATIASGCAGVGAATSVAVIGLIGAGDTGSAVAVAASAAGSVAGALLATGFAARALGPEAGATARTGTVHAIATGLRTGARAVWESAQVTTAMIGIGTHRIVFGMNTLIMVLVLRQAPSDGSGVDSGLIGFGVAIAATAGGMLVAAVVAPVLIPRLGRPRTVVVGLVTATVVQLVLVTPIAVAEAGAAAHRAHQLLLAGAFLFGLAGQTIKLTGDAAMQIDIDDTRRGQVFALQDTVFNVAFVLAIALTALVVPANGRSLGVVAAGAAIYCAGVLAIALNTSRGRAPAH, via the coding sequence CTGAGCACGCTCGACAAGATCAGGGCGTTCCGCACCGCCCTGCGGGAAAGCCCCGGTGTGGCCCGGCTGGCCTTGGTGCGCTTCACCGGGCAATTCGGTGACGGCATGTTCCAGGCGGCGCTGTCGGGGGCGATTCTGTTCAACCCCGAACGCGAGACCGACCCGCTGGCCATCGCGGCCGGATTCGCGGTGCTGCTGCTGCCGTATTCGTTCATCGGCCCGTACGCGGGAGCACTGCTGGACCGCTGGGATCGGCGGGCGGTGCTGCTGGTGGCGAATGTGCTGCGGGCGGCTCTGATCGCGGTGGTGAGCGTCGGGCTGCTGGCCGGGATCGGCGAGACGCCGCTGCTGCTGCTCGCGCTGGCGGTGGTCGGGATCAGCAGGTTCGTGATGGCCGGGGTGTCGGCCGCGCTGCCGCGGGTGCTGGCGCAACGCTGGCTGGTGCCGACCAATTCGGTGCTCGCCACCATAGCTTCGGGCTGCGCCGGGGTCGGGGCGGCCACCTCGGTGGCCGTGATCGGGCTGATCGGCGCGGGCGATACCGGGTCGGCGGTGGCGGTGGCCGCGAGCGCGGCCGGGTCGGTGGCGGGTGCACTGCTGGCGACCGGATTCGCGGCACGGGCGCTCGGCCCGGAAGCCGGGGCGACCGCGCGCACCGGCACCGTGCACGCGATCGCCACCGGACTGCGCACCGGCGCCCGGGCGGTATGGGAATCGGCGCAGGTCACCACCGCGATGATCGGCATCGGCACGCATCGGATCGTGTTCGGGATGAACACCCTGATCATGGTGCTGGTGCTGCGGCAGGCGCCCTCGGACGGCTCGGGTGTGGACAGCGGGCTCATCGGCTTCGGCGTCGCCATCGCCGCGACGGCCGGCGGCATGCTGGTGGCCGCGGTGGTCGCGCCCGTGCTCATCCCGCGACTCGGCCGGCCGCGCACGGTGGTGGTCGGCCTGGTGACCGCGACGGTGGTGCAACTGGTGCTGGTGACGCCCATCGCGGTGGCCGAGGCCGGCGCCGCCGCACACCGCGCCCATCAGCTGCTGCTCGCCGGGGCCTTCCTGTTCGGGCTGGCCGGCCAGACCATCAAACTCACCGGCGACGCCGCCATGCAGATCGATATCGACGACACCCGCCGCGGCCAGGTGTTCGCCCTCCAGGACACCGTGTTCAACGTGGCATTCGTGCTGGCCATCGCACTGACCGCGCTCGTGGTGCCCGCCAACGGCCGCTCGCTGGGAGTAGTGGCGGCCGGGGCGGCCATCTACTGCGCGGGCGTGCTGGCCATCGCGCTCAACACCAGCCGCGGGCGCGCGCCGGCCCACTGA
- a CDS encoding DUF4185 domain-containing protein encodes MGLLPNHLGIRAHAAAPFRPALFGVLLTGVLAVPAPVQAAPFPWAPPPVNSCGEVGFDPLAREPDPSQPPAPPLPPQIDIPIPVPQLTPVPVPDPPQDNTRIVPEPLPSDPCRNPCPDIRDNAKPEESAPAPQSPPAPGSGSSSGSGSGSGSGSSSGSAEPIKLPKIQIKPEIEPIPIPVPGEPGDPPQPAPPHVTHPAEPGPLSPAVAPARVESVRLVEQVTGPGSENRTDMRWQVDGTDLGLMWENRPGEVAVVFGDTFGKGWSAGGAGGEDEDWRSNVLGYSTDRDLSDGLTLDTMVQDSRCHAAELLGSRKVKNWETTTIPTSGFALGDRQYLSYMSVNRWSRIPGLWWTNYGGIAYSDDNGSTWVKDQHAKWENLFGLGRFQVAAMVPHGDYVYMFGTPNGRIGVIGLARVPKDEVLNKSAYQYWVGGTWAPASENLATPLVPGIASELSVRYDAESDRWQMVYLDSARGAIVLRTAASPQGAWTDAVPLVSTTDYPKSYGGFIHPWSTAKDLYFTISAWDSYNVYLMHARLDQ; translated from the coding sequence ATGGGACTTCTGCCGAACCACCTCGGTATCCGCGCCCACGCCGCCGCCCCGTTCCGTCCCGCCCTGTTCGGTGTGCTGCTCACCGGTGTGCTCGCGGTTCCCGCGCCGGTCCAGGCGGCACCGTTTCCGTGGGCGCCGCCGCCGGTGAACAGTTGCGGCGAGGTCGGTTTCGATCCGCTCGCGCGGGAACCGGATCCGTCCCAGCCGCCCGCACCACCGCTGCCACCGCAGATCGATATCCCGATCCCGGTCCCGCAGCTCACCCCGGTGCCGGTGCCCGATCCGCCGCAGGACAACACCCGGATCGTGCCGGAACCCCTGCCGAGCGATCCGTGCCGCAACCCGTGCCCCGATATCCGTGACAACGCGAAGCCGGAGGAATCCGCGCCCGCCCCGCAGTCACCGCCGGCGCCGGGATCGGGGTCGAGCAGTGGGTCCGGTTCCGGCAGTGGGTCCGGCAGCTCCTCCGGTTCGGCCGAGCCGATCAAACTGCCGAAGATCCAGATCAAACCCGAAATCGAGCCCATCCCGATTCCGGTACCCGGTGAGCCCGGCGATCCACCGCAGCCCGCACCGCCGCACGTGACGCATCCGGCCGAGCCCGGACCGCTGAGCCCCGCCGTGGCGCCGGCCCGGGTGGAGTCGGTGCGGCTGGTGGAGCAGGTCACCGGGCCCGGCTCGGAGAACCGCACGGATATGCGCTGGCAGGTCGACGGCACCGATCTCGGCCTGATGTGGGAGAACCGGCCGGGCGAGGTGGCCGTGGTCTTCGGCGACACCTTCGGTAAGGGCTGGAGCGCGGGCGGGGCCGGCGGCGAGGACGAGGACTGGCGCAGCAACGTCCTCGGCTACAGCACCGACCGCGACCTGTCCGACGGGCTGACCCTCGACACCATGGTGCAGGACAGCCGCTGCCACGCCGCCGAACTGCTGGGCAGCCGCAAGGTGAAGAACTGGGAGACCACCACCATCCCGACCTCCGGCTTCGCCCTCGGCGACCGGCAGTACCTGAGCTACATGTCGGTGAATCGGTGGAGCCGCATCCCCGGTCTGTGGTGGACCAATTACGGCGGCATCGCCTACTCCGACGACAACGGCAGCACCTGGGTCAAGGATCAGCACGCCAAGTGGGAGAACCTGTTCGGGCTCGGCCGGTTCCAGGTGGCGGCGATGGTGCCGCACGGCGACTACGTCTACATGTTCGGCACACCCAACGGACGCATCGGCGTGATCGGCCTGGCGCGGGTACCCAAGGACGAGGTGCTCAACAAGTCGGCCTACCAGTACTGGGTCGGCGGCACGTGGGCGCCCGCCTCCGAAAACCTCGCCACGCCACTGGTTCCCGGGATCGCCTCGGAGCTGTCGGTGCGCTATGACGCGGAATCGGATCGCTGGCAGATGGTGTACCTGGACTCGGCGCGCGGCGCGATCGTCCTGCGCACCGCCGCGTCACCGCAGGGCGCGTGGACCGACGCGGTGCCGCTGGTGTCGACCACCGACTATCCGAAGTCCTACGGCGGCTTCATCCATCCGTGGTCGACGGCGAAGGACCTGTACTTCACCATCTCGGCCTGGGACAGCTACAACGTCTATCTCATGCACGCCCGGCTCGATCAGTAG
- a CDS encoding biotin-dependent carboxyltransferase family protein, with protein MTDDDARLLVERVGPLATIQDLGRPGWFDSGVGVSGAADRGALRLANRLVGNPEGHAGIEVLLGGVRLRTMRHTTLAVTGAPSPITVDGRPVGHASVLELEPDQVVSLGLASTGLRSYIGVRGGVDVAPVLGSRSRDTMSGIGPEPLRAGDAVPIGPAPRTFPIIELAPLPELPVVLDVRAVPGPRDDWFTDPAALFAGTWSVSADVDRIGARLRRATGPELERRRAQELPTEGVALGSIQVPPNGQPVVFLADHPITGGYPVIAVVADADIDLMAQARPGQTVRFRRY; from the coding sequence ATGACCGACGACGATGCGAGACTGCTGGTGGAGCGGGTGGGTCCGCTGGCGACCATTCAGGATCTGGGCCGGCCGGGTTGGTTCGACTCCGGCGTGGGTGTTTCCGGTGCGGCCGATCGCGGCGCGCTGCGGCTGGCGAATCGGCTGGTCGGGAATCCGGAGGGCCACGCGGGGATCGAGGTGCTGCTCGGCGGGGTGCGGTTGCGGACGATGCGCCACACCACCCTCGCCGTCACCGGGGCGCCGTCACCGATCACGGTCGACGGCCGGCCGGTCGGGCACGCGAGTGTGCTGGAACTCGAACCGGACCAGGTGGTTTCGCTCGGGCTCGCGTCGACCGGGTTGCGCAGTTATATCGGGGTGCGCGGCGGGGTGGATGTCGCGCCTGTGCTGGGTTCGCGCAGTCGCGACACCATGTCCGGGATCGGTCCGGAGCCCTTGCGTGCCGGCGATGCGGTGCCCATCGGCCCTGCGCCACGGACGTTTCCGATCATCGAGCTCGCGCCGCTGCCGGAACTGCCTGTGGTCCTGGATGTTCGAGCCGTTCCCGGACCGCGTGACGACTGGTTCACCGATCCGGCCGCGCTGTTCGCGGGCACCTGGTCGGTCAGTGCTGACGTCGACCGCATCGGTGCGCGGCTACGTCGCGCGACCGGCCCGGAGCTGGAACGCCGTCGCGCACAGGAACTTCCGACCGAGGGCGTCGCGCTCGGCTCCATCCAGGTGCCGCCGAACGGGCAGCCGGTGGTGTTCCTCGCCGATCATCCGATCACCGGCGGCTATCCGGTGATCGCGGTCGTGGCCGACGCCGATATCGACCTGATGGCGCAGGCGCGGCCGGGCCAGACGGTGCGGTTCCGGCGCTACTGA
- a CDS encoding 5-oxoprolinase subunit B family protein yields MTTSTGPMPHRPGPSRAAGSRTDDAARAIRPAGDRAFLLTPPPDAVAEVAATLRDRRLDGVQDVLPAAETVLVTLRSTHDAEPVRRALRTLLEEPAERTDSDDVSRGTSPGGEPVLIPVHYDGGDLDEVARILGLSVDEVIAAHTGTVWHCAFVGFAPGFGYLRSPDDRLTVPRRAEPRVAIPAGSVALAGGFSAVYPRESPGGWQLIGRTELTMWDVDRDPPALIRAGTAVRFVDARARR; encoded by the coding sequence ATGACGACATCGACGGGTCCGATGCCGCACCGGCCCGGCCCATCGCGCGCTGCCGGATCGCGCACCGACGACGCCGCGCGGGCGATCCGCCCGGCCGGTGACCGCGCCTTCCTGCTCACTCCCCCACCGGACGCCGTGGCCGAAGTGGCTGCCACCCTGCGTGATCGACGCCTCGACGGTGTGCAGGATGTGCTGCCCGCCGCCGAAACCGTGCTGGTGACACTGCGATCCACCCACGATGCCGAGCCGGTCCGCCGGGCCCTGCGCACTCTGCTCGAGGAGCCGGCCGAGCGCACCGATTCCGATGACGTTTCCCGTGGAACATCGCCCGGCGGCGAACCGGTGCTGATCCCGGTGCACTACGACGGCGGTGATCTGGACGAGGTCGCCCGCATCCTCGGCCTGAGTGTCGACGAGGTGATCGCCGCGCACACCGGCACCGTATGGCATTGCGCCTTCGTCGGTTTCGCGCCCGGGTTCGGCTATCTGCGCTCCCCCGACGACCGCCTCACGGTCCCGCGTCGCGCCGAGCCGCGCGTCGCCATCCCGGCCGGCAGCGTTGCCTTGGCAGGAGGGTTTTCGGCGGTCTACCCGCGCGAGTCGCCCGGCGGATGGCAGCTGATCGGGCGCACCGAGCTAACCATGTGGGACGTCGACCGCGATCCGCCGGCCTTGATCCGGGCCGGAACCGCGGTACGATTCGTCGACGCTCGGGCGCGGCGATGA